gccatacttttaaatggatcttcataaagattggtcagaatgttcatcttgatgatatctaggtcaagttcgaaactgggtcacgtgccttcaaaatgtaggtcagtaggtcaaataatgaaaaaaccttgtgacctctctagaggccatatttttcatgggatgtgtatgaaagttggtctgaatgttcatcttgatgatatataggtcaagtttgaaactgggtcaactgagatcaaaaactaggtcagtaggtcttaaaatagaaaaaccttgtgacctctctagaggccatacccttgaatggatcttcatgaaaattggtcagactgttcatcttgatgatatctaggtcaagtttgaaaactgggtcacgtgccttcaaaaactaggtcagtaggtcagataataaaaaaacgttgtgacctctctagaggccatacttttcatgggatctgtatgaaaattggtctgaatgttcatcttgatgatatctagtcatgatcaagtttgaaactgggtcaactgcggtcaaaaactaggtcagtaggtctaaaattagaaaactcttttgacctctctagaggccatatttttcaatagatcttcatgaaaattggtctgaatgttcaccttgatgatatctaggtcagtttcgaaacagggtcaggtaccttcgaaaactaggtcaataggtcaaataatagaaaaacgttgtgacctctctagaggccatatttttcaatggatcttcatgaaaagtagtcagaatttttatcttgatgatatctagatcaaattcaaaactgggtcacatgagctcaaaaactaggtcactatgtcaaataatagaaaaaacgacgtcatactcaaaactgggtcatgtgggaacaggtgagcgattcaggaccatcatggtcctcttgtttaatttttatgaCAAAACTGCTGATATTTTTGAGTATTATTTGTGTCAGAGTATTGAATTGctaaaaaatgttgattttgaaaaaaaaaatctgtccaggtttaatatagtaaaagaaagaagACGGCTCAAGTTTGCAATGTGTTTCGTATTAAAATACTTCTTTGGGCAAACATACAATACATGTTTATACAAACATGTATGACGTCATGACCAGGTCCAGGTTTAATTGAATATAGATATACTACTGTGGTTGTTCATAATTACGAgtatattttcttacatattaAGGAATGGATATTTTTATAGCAgaatattttcattgaagtttATCATCATATAGACTGTAACATATCAATTACTatgaaatcattcaattttgaGGGGACAAAATTttggttttggccaaaatggctgTTTTGAGGGGATAAGAATTTGtggactttgacctttaaccattaccctgcttaatttctataatgaacttatcctacatttcagtttggacagtaatgattaactgttaaaaggggtgcttaccaaaaagatactggctgaatggtgaacagtgcagatcataatcagcctgcacatccgtgcagtgtgatcatgatctgcactggtcgcaaaggcagaatcaatcgtgtccagcatgataagggttaactaaGTAACAGAATCCATTAAAATTAGTCCACCACAGtatattaaatatttgaaatttaaacatgtttagttcttttttttctgtagaaAGTTACTGTGTAATACAGGTTATGAGTTGGGTACATTTTATGTAAGTACTTATAAATCTTAAACTGTGAAAATTATGTTTATTGGGAATTGCAAACACACGGGTCTTATATGTTTATTGTTTAGAACCCAGAGGAATTGTAAATGTTGTAATGCATAGATATATATAGTATTATTTTTGGTACAATTACatattgtaaatttaattttatttgaattgGCAGTTAATGgtttcttaaataattatatGTCAAGATTATCAAGTAAGCCATTGGTGATCAAATACATTAACTGTGAATGTAATAAGTCTAAAATGTATTTTCCAGTTGCCATGGTGACTGTTGCAAACGGTTCTTACTTATATATGTAGACAAATTGTATTTGAAGTTtgctttttccagttttttttttttaaacttgttcaAGTGGGTTCTGAATACTCATTCAGTAATGACACACTTTTCACTAacccaaaatattaaattttaaaatcgggGATTATCCGAGTTAATAAAATTTCATCATGAttacaaaatgttctttttaaaacTACAATATTTTTCGAAGcagtaaacaactttaaaaatctttatagccagtattttatatacttaaattaaattttgtgctTTTAAAATTGATGTTGTAGAATATTGAAAAAACAAATTAGCCAACATGTTGCTGATatcatatttttgacagaatactAGTCTAAGTTTGActgcattattttcaaaaatcaaaattacagtTTTTCTGGTCGTAGATTAAGTTGCATGTAGAAAGCGCATATTGTTTGAAGTGTGTATTTATGAAGACAAAAGTCTGGCACTTTCTTATCTTTTTTGTGGACTTTCTTATCTTTTTTGTGTGGACTCAACTCTGCGTAACTCAGGTCACTGAAACACCTTATACACATGTACACTCGATATTAACATATCATATAATTGTCGAACAACTGTTTTTTTTGCCTCAACTACTTGAAAAAACCATGCACATTAGCTTGGAGTCCAAATAGGTGCAGAAAGGTTACTCATTTTTACGATTTTACGCCAAGCATTGATACTGCCACTCTAAACCTGTGTGTAATAGACTAGAAACCTTTGACTTGTATGATCATCCTGATTAAACTTATTATGCAACCTTGGTGACAAAAGAAGGCATATTTTGTGTGTTAAGATTTCTGATTGTTTTTTAACAGTGCATAAGTAACTCCTGAATGGAAAATATAATAGGGCATTGTTACATtgcatttcaaaatttgatattgatcatgttttctctttttgatgaagcattatggacctttatgtttaatttacatttattaaagTTCTTACAAGTATACTGTTTGTTTTAAGCCAGTTTCTAGGGTATTTTTTGGTGCATTTTCTACTCagtaattttttaagttttttgagaGTCTTTCGTCTTGGAGACATATATATTGAtctctgtttgtctgtctgtcagccAATTCCTCTGTATTAAATGTGAGGCATAATTGTACTGtttgaaaaactaaaataaaataaaaacagcttTATGAAAGAATTATCTGGCATTTTAAAATACTTATGCCATCTGTAAATGATGTAGGCAAGTTCTGTTAATTAAGTGTTACTCaaacaataaaaatgacatataaatttggattttttacattatcttactcTAAGCATTAAAAAGCTGAATGTGAGGACACTGTCTTTTAAGAGTAGAAAGTTCTTGATATGATGGTTACCACAACAGACTGTGAGTCACAAATATGTCTGACATATCATGGGCCcaagtttataaaataaaagtttgaagaccagtcttgCGAAGAAAGCCTGTCACTGGTCAATGGTCAATTTTATGACTGATTTAAGAATCAACCAATGGCATGCTTGACATTTTAGACTGGTCACCATCTTTCGATTCTTATATCCTGTACGGCCAtggtacatatatattttattgaaagtgtaTATTTTCGATGGTTATTGTTATTATACCAAGGTTGATATTGATGTTAATAAAGTATTGTTTAAGCACAACTTCCTGCTTGCTCTTTTATCACCAAGAAGTTACAGTTATACAACTTCCTTTTGGCGAATCCTTGTGAAATTTTCCACTCCATCCCACTATCCCACCAACCCAGAACAGCTTCATCTTCCTTCACTTTGTTCAGGGTTAGttgttagtataggtggatggtttGGCGTCCATTGCCCTGTGTCAATTTTTGCTTAAACATATTCTGCTCTGAAAActtctggtcagaattacaccaaacatggtctgtagcatcctggcatagaCCGCTTAGGATGATTTAAATAGTTCAGCTTGAGTCCTTTTAGGGTCGCTAaagctaaaaaagaaaataataacttCCTCTCATGAATCTGGGCCGTCGGAGCTAACTCGGGAACTTCTCACAACCAGTATGTACTGACCTCTCAAATTTGTTAAGATGATTGCACTCTATCCTTTGTTGAGGCAACTGGGTTGTTAAGAgtttaaaaaatagaataatccattaaacgacttcttcttacGAACCAGAAGATGAGATGTATCTTCACCGAACTTGATCAGTAGCATCCTTAAATGGTTCTCCCTGTCCTATAAAATAGTATTGCTTGCCCCCCTCATCCCCCACCACCACAACCCTTAGCGTTTGTCAAAGTTAAAAACAGGAAAAATGCCTCTAAGTGGCTTCGAGTGAATCGCTTTAtagatattcaccaaacttggtcaataACATCCCtgaaaatacgtttttaattTCCTTTAAAGTCGTTCTGGTTGACTGCACTTtgagaaatttttaaaagtagAACCTTTAATTTACTTCTcttgaactacttgatggatGCTTGATTTCCTCTTTACCACGGATCTATGTATCATAATTTAGAATTAATGATTTTCACAAGTAACAAAACTGTTGCATATATGAAACATGTCATCACTTATATTCAAGGTCAAGACCAGGAAAGAGtatttaggaccatcatggccctcttgattGTATCCTTGTGCCGGCCATTTCCACCGCCCTCTCATCAACCCGCCTCTGGTGAAATGTCACcagttaaaaatacaaaatcgcAAACATCACTTCAGATTtgttttctaaattaaaatgcaGAAATTCTTCTATGATgcaaaaaagcataaaaatactGGTGCAGGATCTAAAGGTCAGAGTacttaatttcttttataaatcatttttatgtcCCCAGTCTTTGGTAATGGGGATATACTGTTTCTCCTGTTTGTCCGTGCGTTCGTCGGTCCGTTTGTATGTTTATGTGTATgttcagaaaaataaaacaacttcgTCTTGCATTGTCGGATATTCAAACATCGTAGCACAGATTTTCGCTGTAATAAGGTTGTCTTAACAGATATTTACCTATGTCATTATAAAATACTGAGAATTTTATTGCAAGTCGCAGAAATGAACAAAGCAAGACAAAGAAACACCAAATATATTCGATATACAGTATACTATGTACACCTACAGTCTacctgtattttgttttaaatatttgcacAGGAGCCACTCGCAGTTGTTGATTTTCGTGGAACCTCACTTTTGAAAACTACAGATATCGTCAGTTAATGTCCTTATTTAGAGAAAGTAAAATACACCGCGAATTGGattatatttgaacaaatttgaaaaaaatataaacaaacgttATCACCAGTCTAATCATAAACGATACAAACACATGGCGGACATAATATTAAGTGTGAACTATTTTCCTTAGTTCTTCCTTAAAACACCCTATCATGACTGCATTCCCTCTAAGATAAAAATGCACTATTATACACAATGTAGGATTAATCTGGTTTCTAAAATACTTCAGCTATTAATCAACTAGCATAGACAGAAACATGGAACTGCGTCTGGACGCTCgtctgcaaactggtccgcacgCGCCTGGGCAGCATATCCGGTTCCGCCTACAGTCTGCGTTCGATGCACAATTTTGATCTGTTCTTGCACGAAGAAGACAGAGCAGTCTAGACGCTGTTGAAACTCGTGGACAATTGTTTGAAACTGAAAGCAAAAACAAATGTGTATATATCCAAATTTCTTGTTTTCCCcctaaatatgaaaaaataacattaaGACTGACTGCGACGGCTGAAAAAGTTTGGAAGTAACAGGAATCGATTTATCTTACCGCATTATGGTGTCAAAGTAGATGGAATATATCACTGAATGAGAAGTTATTTAAAGCAGATCATCTTTTTATTTATAGGGTTTTGTACCGTTTCCAACAGTAGTTCAGTTATGTATTGGCGGACAGTTAACCAAAAAATTGTTCCTGTATTTTGTATCAGTACTAAtatgttctccgtaagtaacttccaacttccccctatgaatcagaggcggaggactaatgatttcagacacaataacTTATGGAAACTAATGAAGAAACATTATAAGATTTCTGTGCAATACTCATTAAACTACCTTTGGTACTTACATTTGCACTCGCATGTTTCACATCCGTTCGAGTTGACTTTTCTGCCATAAGCACATGTTTCTTGACATTTTATGCTAGGACAAGTCTGGAACTCTGTTGTCGCGCTTGTCGTCTGCTCCGCTgctgacgtcattttagcgctaATTGCTGTTGAAGTTTGTAATGCGTTGCTAGCTGTAGTCAGTTCGGCTGATTTCGTCGGTTGTGTTGTTTGGCTCGGCTCTGGGATTTGTTGAATTGTTGCTGGCTGCATCACCTTGGTGATTTCATCTGCAGACGTTTTAAAAGTCGGCGCATTTCCTGCCCTTTTGTCTTTATTTTCGGAACTGGAAGTCATACTGATGCCTGTGTTAGTGCTATCAACAATGTTCAATGCTTTCGCTGTATTCGTATCAACGACGTCTGGTTCACTTTGCTTTAACTGTCCAAGGAAAGCATTTTCTGTATCAATACTAAATTGCATAGGAACGTTCATGTCCATTCCGGCAGCGATAGGTTCTTTCTCTGAAGGAACGCATGTACTGTTCTTTACATTACAACCTGTACTAGGTTTATTTGAGTTTGTTTCTGCTGTTTTACTGCTAGATGGTTTATTTGAATTAAACTTGGAAGGTTTTAGATCGACGGCATGTTGCATTAAGTCAACATTATCAACTCCTGCTGCCACAAGTTCTTCTCGCGTGGGAACACATTTACTATTCTTGACGTTACAATTTTTGTTCTCACCAGCTGTATTTCCATTTGCCTCGGCTGTTTTACTTGTGGACAGCTTGTCCAAGATAAACTTGGGAGGTTTTATATCGATGGCGTGTTGCATTAAGTCGACATTATCAACTCCTGCTGCGACAAGTTCTTCTCGCGTGGGAACACATTTACTATTCTTGACATTACAATTGTTGTTCTCACCAGCTTTATTTCCATTTGCCTCGGCTGTTTTACTTGTGTCCAAGATAAATTTGGGAGATTTTAGATCGACGGCGTGTTGCATTAAGTCGACGTTATCAACTCCTGCAGCAACAAGTTCTGCTCTTGTGGGTACACATTTACTATTCTTAACGTTACAGTTTGTCGTTTTATCAGCTTTATTTGTATCTAAATTGATATCCCCGGTAACTAACACCTTGTTCATTGCAACATCTTCATTTACCATTGGATCGCTCTTTTGACTGTGACCGTCTTTTGAATGTTTGTCTAcctttctgttgtttttatttacttcCTGTGTGCTCTTTGGATCATTCCCATGTACTGTTTCTGGAGCGACATTTACAAGTCTCATATTATTTCCTTGCGTGCCTGTTTTTATAGTGATCGACTGGTCTTTTACCTTTACGTCGTTTAAAGATTGGTCTGTTATTAATTCACTTGGCATGTCTGAGCCTGCAACCTTTTTATCACTTACAGAATTTATAGCTGGGTTAATTATGTTGTCACTAGAAGGATCAGTGATCTTTTTTTCTTTCGCTGATATTTTAACTTCTTTTGGAATTTCGGCGGTTTCTGTTGGAGTACtgttatttatgttttgtttatttgcagttacggcatctactgatgcattTGATATCCCATTATCTGAGTTAACTGTTGTTAAAACTTCAACTTGCCCGCTTGCATGATCTATAAGTACAATATCGTTAGAATCTTTACCAGGATTCTCGGCTACCTCAGCAGGAACTGCATTACCACTTTCTTTCGTGTTACTTAATCCACCGTGAGGAATATCTGCAATGGCCTTTACCTCTAGATTAACAGCGTCTTGCGTTCCTATAATGCCTAAAATCCCACTTTCCAGCGCATTAGAATTATCTGAATTTTTATTTGAAGTAGATATGGTGGCAAAAGGAGCTGTGGTGCTAATTTCTGGTATACCATCTTTCCTCGCAGTTGTCACTGACGATTGTTTATTGATATTACCGGTTACTTCAGGAAGTGGCTGGGTAGTACTTCCGGTTACTACAGGAAGTGGCTGAGTAGTACTTCCGGTTATTGCAGGAAGTGGTTGGGAACTGGCAACTTTTACGTTCTGTGGGGAAGGTGTGCTACTAGCGTGCGCTAATCCTGAAATATTAAAGACTGTGGgttgataaaaatatatcaatgcaCTTTACATATGCAGAAAATTTCTGTATAGAGTCCATTGTGTTTATTTataggtggtctttattcacagtttaacctttagcctgatcgcggcaagtgattctaccattgcgaccagtacagatcaAGACgttcaggctgatcatagtctgcacagttcactattcagtcagtaaattttcagcgaagacccttttaaataataaatggtactgcccaaattgaatgatggaccaatcagttttagaaatatagcagggtaaaggttaaatatactccagttgtttaaattttgaaataaaatgtatggtCATTAGAGCGGAGTGGTCTCTGCTTACAGTAGGTTGTAAGGAAAAGTCTCACTGCTTTGACAGAAACAGTGtgtaaggccataccaaattgcgTCTATGATTAGTGTCCCGTCCTTTCTGAAAACCTACCTACCATGCAGGAAAAAGCAACAACAAAGTGTCGCCAggaaaaaaaagcaagaaatgACGATGCATGTATATTTATCTTTTGTATTGACAACATCTGTCTCGGCATAGACGAAGGCGTTTAAAAACAagacataaaatacaaataattaatttacaaaacaaaatatttttttaaaaaagaaagaaaatgactattcataataaaacatgtttttaacaactTATAATAAAACCCCTTTTAAACTTTTCAACATAGACTTCTTGTAAATTTTCTACCTGATACTACACCTAAGAGTTTTGATAATGTTAtgcattttaaacaaatgaaatatttattaagtgCATTAAAAACCAGCGTAAAATGACATTACCTTAAAGTGAGGTACTAATTCATAAATGAACAGAAGAGGCATAATTTATACATCGTCACaaacaatttataacatttttagtattgtttttttttttcaaccagaCAGGCTAAAACCTATAAGCCAAATGTCGCTAAACATAGATCCAAGTTTGTACGGCCTAAGATATACATCCCCCGGTGAAATTAATTTGTTTCAATTAGTTATTAATCAACATTTAGTTATTCATTTCATCCAGTGATTAATCTGACATGCAGCCACAGGCCCATACTGACCGAGCATATACGGCCTAAAACCTGGAGGAAAGGTGACTATCAGCCGCTCAACCCGGGGCCGTAAGCCTTCGAGCCTCATTGGGTCATGACCACACTCTCTTGTATGACACCAGTGCTGCATTTCCAAGAAGCGGTTCAAATAAGCTAGAAACtgtcatcacaatcgagcttagATAAATTAGTATTAACTAAACGCGGAGGTaaagatatacattgtatttaagaTCCAGCTTAAACATATATATGGACAAAATGCTGTCACTCAATGTTTCGctgaaaataaagaatgaaatatgaaaatacctCTACGCAGTAAATTACCTTTAAATAATAACCATTCCAAGTTAAAATTAACCTATTTTAGATTTTCTAACATTCTTAAAAGCAGTTACATTTTAGTTAAAGGAAATTATCTTgaaaatcaaagtatttttaataaCAATCTAATCAAAGTCCAATTATTAATTCCTCTCCTCAAAGATAAAAACATAACTTACCAATAATGGTAACATAAACaattaaattcattttgtttatttttaatccAGCAATAGTTATAACAACGTGCAACGTCTTTTTACATGTCAGGTCGTACGTTAAGGTAAGTCC
The genomic region above belongs to Mercenaria mercenaria strain notata chromosome 12, MADL_Memer_1, whole genome shotgun sequence and contains:
- the LOC123535234 gene encoding uncharacterized protein LOC123535234; protein product: MNLIVYVTIIGLAHASSTPSPQNVKVASSQPLPAITGSTTQPLPVVTGSTTQPLPEVTGNINKQSSVTTARKDGIPEISTTAPFATISTSNKNSDNSNALESGILGIIGTQDAVNLEVKAIADIPHGGLSNTKESGNAVPAEVAENPGKDSNDIVLIDHASGQVEVLTTVNSDNGISNASVDAVTANKQNINNSTPTETAEIPKEVKISAKEKKITDPSSDNIINPAINSVSDKKVAGSDMPSELITDQSLNDVKVKDQSITIKTGTQGNNMRLVNVAPETVHGNDPKSTQEVNKNNRKVDKHSKDGHSQKSDPMVNEDVAMNKVLVTGDINLDTNKADKTTNCNVKNSKCVPTRAELVAAGVDNVDLMQHAVDLKSPKFILDTSKTAEANGNKAGENNNCNVKNSKCVPTREELVAAGVDNVDLMQHAIDIKPPKFILDKLSTSKTAEANGNTAGENKNCNVKNSKCVPTREELVAAGVDNVDLMQHAVDLKPSKFNSNKPSSSKTAETNSNKPSTGCNVKNSTCVPSEKEPIAAGMDMNVPMQFSIDTENAFLGQLKQSEPDVVDTNTAKALNIVDSTNTGISMTSSSENKDKRAGNAPTFKTSADEITKVMQPATIQQIPEPSQTTQPTKSAELTTASNALQTSTAISAKMTSAAEQTTSATTEFQTCPSIKCQETCAYGRKVNSNGCETCECKFSNNCPRVSTASRLLCLLRARTDQNCASNADCRRNRICCPGACGPVCRRASRRSSMFLSMLVD